ATTTTCTCAAATTGGGTTGGATTATAGATTTGATACATGGCGGCTGTTGCCAATGGCACTATTTTCTTAGTTTGCAAGGCCAGTATATGATGTAGCCAGGCCATAGAGAAAGCTAGACGACTGGTGCCCAGAAGCTGTAGGAACCTAATATGCCACAAATGACTTTTTAATTTCAATGACAGTTATGTATGAATCTGCTTTTTATATTAAACACATGTATTTACAGGGTTATGTATTAGTTCCTAGGGAACAACGTGTTTCAGAAGTAGCTAAAATTCTTATAGGCTGTTTctcaatcatttaaaaaaatctgattTTCTGGTACTCCTAAATTGTATGTTGTGCTTTTTAATGTTGGGAGCACCAGTGCTACATATGAAAAATTTCAATTTAGAGCCCTGCTCGTGAGCGAACCATCCATAACTGCAGATGTCAGTAAATCgccaaccttggctttatacctgttcaaagAACACACTACAGGTGTCAGtatgcaccctttcagtttgtttgtCAACTCAttgaagtagtagaagaagaaaatgtaCTACTTCAAAATCGAGAtgtcctcaatggcgctgccgtGCTCTTACAGATGCTATAGTGGGACAGATCCAATAATGTGACGTCTGAGACAAACCTATAGCATAAATGTAAATTAAGCTGGGGGGGCCAGTTGGTGGGATACATGAACCCTTATTTAGCCGTATGTCAATACATGTATGCAGACTTTCTTATCGACATTCTTGGTATGTCCGATTTTTATTTATAATCTTTACCAGAAAAGAGTTGATTCTACTAACATAattcttatttattttttatttttttaccccgttttctccccaatttcgtggtatccaattgtttagtagctactatcttgtctcatcgctacaactcccgtacaggctcgggagagacgaaggttgaaagtcatgcgtcctccgatacacaacccaaccaagccgcactgcttcttaacacagcgcgcatccaacccggaagccagccgcaccaatgtgtcggaggaaacactgtgcacctggcaaccttggttagcgcgcactgcgcccggcccgccacaggagtcgctggtgcacgatgagacaaggatatccctaccggccaacccctccctaacccggacgacgctaggccaattgtgcactgccccacggacctcccggtcgcggccggttatgacagagcctggccacgaacccagagtctctggtggtacagcgcccttaaccactgtgccacccgggaggccctaacATAATTCTTGATTTAATTTTTCATGCCACACCACTTCTCAGTTTAGGTAGGAAATGTGATGCATTTCCACAGCACACAAAATAGGCCTATGTGCTAGGCCTATATGCTACTAGGCATATTTGGTCAAATCAGTCATCTTTTAGGGTGTTGAACTTGGTATTGAACAATGATTTATTTAAAAtgtataataaaaaatatattttactctGTATTCTTTCTTTCAGAATTTCCCCATTTTCATCAGTCCACTTCTGTGTGGAGAAGCTATTTTCTGAGTGGCCTGAGTGACACTGATTGCCATTGATAAAGTTGGTTCAGTGGGCCACTGCAGAATTTTGTCAAGAGCATTGGCTGTCTGCTGTGTCTTGATGCTCTTCAGTGCCTGGTTGTTACATGGGCGATGAGGATGTCCTGCTGGTCAGGATTGTGATGTGATGGGGTGCAGGACGAGCAAGGTCCTCCCTGAGCCACCTGGAGATGTCCAGCTAGACTTGGTCAAAAAGGTGGAGCCTCCTAAAACCGACATCTACAAACATTTCATCCGAGACGACGGCAGTGGGAGTAAAATGGGAGGGGAGAAaacaggctctctctctccacaagccCAGGCAGCTTTCCCAGCTACCCGGGCATCCCCGGGTACAGGCCAACCAGAGGCCTCAGACCCACGCAGAAACAAGGTAGCCAAGTACAGAGCCAAGTTTGACCCACGGGTCACAGCCAAATATGACATTAAGGCCCTGATAGGTCGCGGTAGCTTCAGCCGGGTGGTGCGAGTGGAGCACAAGAGCACACGTCAGCCCTACGCTATCAAGATGATCGAGACGCGCTATAGAGAGGGACGTGAGGTATGTGAGTCAGAGCTGTGTGTCCTGCGGCGTGTACGCCACACTAACATCATCCAGCTGATGGAGGTGTTTGAGACAGCTGAGAGAGTGTACATGGTGATGGAGCTGGCTACAGGAGGAGAGCTTTTTGACCGTATCATCGCCCGTGGCTCTTTCACAGAGCGTGATGCTACACGTGTCCTACAGATGGTACTGGACGGGGTCAAGTATCTACATACACTTGGTATCACCCACCGTGACCTCAAGCCTGAGAACCTGCTCTACTATCACCCTGGGGCGGACTCAAAAATTATGATCACTGACTTTGGGCTGGCCAGCACTCGTAAAAAGGGGGATGAGTGCTTGATGAAGACCACTTGTGGGACACCAGAGTACATTGCCCCAGAGATCCTGGTACGGAAGCCATACACTAATGCTGTAGACATGTGGGCTCTGGGTGTCATTTCCTACATTCTGCTGAGTGGAACCATGCCCTTTGAGGATGACAACCGCATGCGACTCTACCGCCAGATCCTCAAAGGGAAGTACAGCTTCTCTGGGGAGGTAAGCATCTATGACCTCACACACTCTCTTCATCCATTTAGTTTCTGATTCTTACTAATTTGCTGTCCTCTCTGCTTCTCAATAATTCTACAACCCCTATCGAGCACTCCTCCCTTGATGTGTTGAGTGCACACTATCTCTCAAAAAACTCTCCTTTTCAGCGGTTACATTTGCTTACGGTTGGCTCCATGTGAACTATAATTCTGATGCTGTGTTTTAACGTTTAGAAACGTCAATAGTCATTCCTTTCAAACTGGTTTTCGAAACATATGTTGATATTCGGTTATTTGTTGGTTTataattatttgaattccattttatTTCTGTGGGATCAATGCACAGTTTAtttagagataaatcagatcaagaCGGAACTGTGTGGAATATGGCTGAGCGAgcacatggataatatacagttggctgggttttccgtgcatcagcaagacagaacagctacctccggtaagacgaggggtggtggtctgtgtctatttgtcaacaacagctgctgcgcaatctctaatattaaggaagtctccacactatttaccaagagagttttcatctatatttttcgtagctgtctatttaccaccacaaactgatgcaggcactaagaccgcactcaacaatGCTGTATAAGGACACAAACAAACAAGAGAATGCTCACCCAGAAacagtgctcctagtggccggggactttaatgcagggaaacttaaatccgttttacatCATTTCTACCACAGGAAAAAAAAACTCCataccatctttactccacacatagagatgtgtacaaagctctcccttatACCCCCCATTTGGCAGATCTGCATAATTCTatgctcctgattcctgcttacaagcaaaaactgaaGCAGAAAGTATCAGTGACTCGCTCTATACAGAAGTGGTCTGATGACGTGgaagctaagctacaggactgttttgctagcacagactggaatatgttctgggatttatcCGATGGTATTGATGAGTAACACCACATCAGTCTCCgatttcatcaataagtgcattaaaGATGTCGTCCcctcagtgactgtacgtacatatcctaaccagaagccatggattacagacaacatcctcactgagttaaaggctagagctgccgctttcaaggagcgggacattaAGACATGGGACATTAAgacatcccgctatgccctctgacgaaccatcaaacaggcaaagcgtcaacacaggactaagatttaatcgtactacaccggttcTGATGCTCGTCAAATGTGGCAGcccttgcaaactattacggattacaaagggaatccCAGCAGCGAGCTGCCGGGTGACATGAgcttaccagacgagctaaatgccttctatgctcgcttcgaggcaagcatcactgaaccatgcatgagagcaccagctgttccagatgagTGTGTAATCctgctctctgtagccgatgtgagttagacattttaaacaggtcaacattcacaagactgcagggccagatggattataAGGACGCATACATACCACCCCATCCGATCCACAGATGACGGaatctttattgcactccacactgccctttcccacctggacaaagggaacacctatgtgagaatgctgtttgttgactacagctcagcgttcaacaccatagtgccctcaaagctcctcactaagctatggaccctgggactaaacacctccctctgcaactggatcctggacttcctgacaagccgcccccaggtggtaagggtagccAACAACATCTGCCACACTACCAcacctcaacacgggggcccctttGGGGTGCGTCCTCTCCTGTAATCCCCATTCActcacaactgcgtggccacgcacgactcccAACACCATGAAGTTTGCCGATATCACAGCGGTGGTAgtcctgatcactgacaacgatgagacagcctacagggaggttgTCTTAAACctagccgtgtggtgccaggacaacaacttctccctcaacatgaGCCAGACAAAAGAGCTGATCATGTACTGGGGCGGGTCAAGGGCTTCAAGTTCTTTGGCGTCCAAatcactaacaaactatcatagtcctaacacaccaagacaatcgtAAAGAGGCCTcaacaatgccttttccccctcaggagactgaaaagatttagcatggatcctcagatcctcaaagttctaaaGCTGCATCATCAAGAGCTTCCTGACTGCttacatcaccgcttggtatggcaactgctcggcatctgatcgcaaggcgctacagagggtagtacgtatggcacactacatcactggggccaagcttactttcatccatgacctctataccaggtggtgttagaggaaggcccataaaattgtcagactccaaccaccctagtcatagactgttctctctgctactgcatggcaagcggtaccgtagtgccaagtctaggtccaaaagcctCCCTatcagcttctaccctcaagccatttGACTGTAAACAGTtattcaaatggctacccggacaatTTGCATTGACAcctttttttacactgctgctactccctgtttattgtctatagtcactttacccctacgtccatgtgtgtgtgtgtgtgtgtgtgtgtgtgtgtatgtaatatatatatatatatatatatatttatatatatggagcacattgactctgtaccggtaccccctgtatatagccttgttattttattgttacttttttcTTACCTTAATTTATTTTTCAAATTTAGCAAATATTTTCCtttcctttgctgctataacagcctccactcttctgggaaggctttccactagatgccacgagcattagtgaggtcgggcactcaTGTTTtggccgattaggcctggctcacagtcagcgttctatttcatcccaaaggtgttcgatggggttgatgtcagagctctgtgcaggaCAGTCCAGtttttccacactgatctcgacaaaccatttctgtatggacctcgctttgtgcccggggacattgtcatgctgaaacagggaaTAAATCCTTTAgactgtcattgtatgctgtagtgtgcaGATGTTTCTTCACTGGAACTAacaggcctagcccgaaccatgaaaaacagccccagactattattcctcctccaccaaactttacagttggcactatgcattcgggcaggtagtgtttgaaggggtgtccacatacatacatatatgtatatatgtagatCATTTAGTGCCTAAAATACGcggttaaatacatttaaaataataATCCCAATCTTTTGCATCTCTCAAATATTGGACAGaaacttcagaacaaacttcctttgtAAAACGTTTTCTTTTTTACTATCTGTTGTTTTATGTAGTGGACCTGtttttcaatgcgtttctatgggctaatagcagtaatgccaaattcaattatttatttgtttataccTTAAGGGGTCTtacaattccaaatcaaataatTTGGTATGacaatcttaaaacaattccatttgATATAGTATTTctcgctgatatgaaagatacGTTCCTTTTGTTTCCAAAACCGAATCGATTGTGATGCGTTAAAACGTTCTGAACGAGCGTCTGGGATCTTAACAATACTCGCCGGCACTGTTGTTCAATTAATTCTGGATGCATTGCATACAGTTGCTAATGTGTTAGCCTGGGTTTCATTTGAATCGAAAACATGTCTATGTGTTTCTGGACTGTGCACAATTATTTCAAAACAAACCCCCAACGTTTCTTTGTGATGTTAGGTTGGAGTTCCTGGCAGCAACTGCAGTATGCtcaatgtgtgtgcgtgtataagGGCCTTCTTTGAATCAGACAAGTTCAGCTTCTCTCAGTGGGGGTAACATACATGGGTGTGGCTATGCTTCATTTTATAAAGGCGAAACTTTAATatacataagtgaatttgtcccagtactattggtcccctaaaatggtaCAAAAAgttctgtaatttctaaacggttcacccgatatggatgaaaatactctcaaattaaagctgagtCTGCAATTTAACCTCACTTTAACCTAATTCTACAGAGCCAAAACCAACAAAACATGTGTCAGTCCCAATACCGTTGAAGCTCACTGTATAACTATGTTGTATGATTTATGAATGGCAAGGATATATGAGATCGACTTTTCATTCAGTTCGACACCTTTTGTAAACAAGTCAAGCTTGCTGTTCGTCAGTCAAAGCACAGTAAATAAtctatgcgccaccactccgtGGCTGCATATGAAACATGGCAAGGTCCAATGGTAGCCTTTTTTTCTCGCTGGCCCACTACTGGCTCAGACATGGTGTTGGTTATTAGGATATGTATTAAAAAGTATGGATGGGCGCGGTTATTCAAAAATCTGAACGGACATTAGTATTCATTTTTCTAGAAGAAATACAAAATATAGGACTATTTTAACAATGAAAAGGCTTTGTCTAAAATGTAAAACAATTATGTGACATTGCTACATAGCCTACAACAATAGACTATTACATTCCACATTTTTATAAAACAACAGTTTTATGACAGTTTATTATGAGTAGCCTACACACGTTTTGCATGGTATGGCTTGTTATTGTCGGTCAGTCATTGCAGCACTACAGTCAGATGCTACATGTGTAGCAGTTAAGTGGGAAATCTATAATCAATGCAAAATGGAATTAAAATTCCGGAATTAAATTGGCTAAATGAGAATGTGTAGTCTTCAATGATCAACCAACGGTTAGGCTGTTTAATGTGAATGGAGTTGTTGTAGACAAGGATGGGGAGTGCAGCAAAATAGCCTCAATTAGCTAGCCTAGCCTAATCTAAGGTCTAAAGAGGAATCAACTGGCACGGGTTACTAATATAGCTAGGATTATACCTTTGGCTGCTGGACAATAAAATAAAGTTGATTTGAAAACCAATGTAACATGAGAAAAATGCTGTTTTCAATGACATATTAAAAGTGTTTATAAAATAATTCCCTCAACATTTATATGGTTGTATTCtggctaggctactttgaaacGAGTTAAGACGTGCTTCATGGTTAACTAGTTTCAAAATGCTGACCACCTCCGCTCAGATTCAAGGATGAGTGGTGTGCGGAACAGGCATTGTCTTACGCTCTCCACTCTTGTGACCATTTGAGCTGAACGAACTGTGCATCGAGTATGTCGACAGAATCAAGCCTTTAGATGTTAATATTTATTATCTTTTGTTATATTTGTCAAAAATGACTGGCGTTTAGCCTATATTTATGTCATTAAAAGTCTCATTAAAGTTTGGCTACATTGTCTGGCGCTTCCCTCATGTCAGCATAACTTTGGACATAAGTAGGTATGACGTGCTTCATGGTTAACTAGTTTCAAAATGCTGACCACCTCCGCTCAGATTCAAGGATGAGTGGTGTGCGGAACAGGCATGGTCTTTCGCTCTCCACTCTTGTGACCATTTGAGCTGAACGAACTGTGCATCGAGTATGTCAACAGAATCAAGCCTTTAGATGTTAATATTTATTATCTTTTGTTATATTTGTCAAAAATGACTGGCGTTTAGCCTATATTTATGTAATTAAAAGTCTCATTAAAGTTTGGCTACATTGTCTGGCGCCTCCCTCATGTCAGCATAAGTTTGGACATAAGTAGGTAAAATACGCACATaggctttttatttatttaattttaatagttaaaagaacaaattcttatttacaatgatggccaaaccAGGACGGcactgagccaattgtgcactgccctatgggactcccaatcacagccggatgtgatacagcctggattcgaaccagggactgtagtgacgcctcttgcactgagattctgtgccttagaccgctgcgctactCAGGAGCATTTTGTgacttaaaaaaaatacaaaatgtacTTGTCCATTTGGACATCTTATATCTATATTCTTCTTGTCCAACAATGTATTTTACTTGTCCCGGACCAGCGTTATTGTCGAGCCCTGTTATGGGACATGGAAATGTATGCTCTATCCCACCGTGTAAAGAAATTTGACTGCTCATACACTCAGATACAGAGGTACCGAGAGGCGGGACAGACAGCAGACTTCCCTGTCATTGCTCACTTTGTTACTGATAGGCGCCTGTCCTCCTATCAATAGAACACTAGAAGATGCATATTGTTCATTCTAGCGGGGGAAGGCTCCACATTCTTTTTTCTGACTACTGAATTGAAAAGTAGCATAGTTCATTTAAGTAGAAAAACTGGCGAGTCGGCTGTAAAGCAGACAGCCGGCGCTAGTGGAAAACACTGTGTACAGTATAGCAATGTTCAACCGCAGCTGCTTTACATTCTGTTGCCCTCCTGTATGTATTGTTCGTTATAGTTATGTCCCAAAATTCAGCAGGTATCCACAAGTGTGCTAGAGAAATGGACTCTGCCACTTGATTACTTTCACTGAAAATGGATTTGACCCCCCCCACTAGTGCATCATATAAAGCCTTAATTCAAACCATAACAAATTTTGCAGTTCCTCAACATTTAAAGCTCTTTTTCCGTCTCTTCCTCCCTGCTCAGCCATGGCCCAGTGTGTCCAACCTGGCGAAGGACTTCATTGACCGTGTGCTGACAGTGGATCCCAGCGAGAGGTTGACTGCAGGCCAGGCTCTGAAGCACCCCTGGGTCGTCAGCATGGCTGCTTCATCCTCCATGAAGAACCTGCAGCGCTCTATCTCCCAGAACCTCCTGAAGAGGGCCTCGTCACGCTGCCACAGCACCAAGTCTGCCCAGTCTACACGCTCCAGCCGCTCCACCAAGTCCAACAAGGCTCGCCGTGCTCGGGAGAAAGAGCTGCGTGAGCTCAACCGCCGCTACCAACAACAATACAATGGCTGAGTAATAGTTACATGGGCTGTAATTTTGACAAACTCGTAATGTTGCAGGTCTCATTGAGACCACAAGCAGGGACTTATCAGCAGCGGCCTAGAACAGCACTTCAGCTCAGCAATAACTTCAACATCCATCCTAGGCCATTGTGCCACTGAGGCAGTAAACAAAACATCCTCAGATTTCACTATTTTTCCTAGATTCCTATTTCCTCAAGTTTCTTTCCTGTCCTTGTGTGTCTCCTCATATTTATTTATTGTTGTCATGATTATATTGTTTCCGTAGAAATGGTCACTTGAAGCTGTCCATCTAAACGGATCTGTTGAACAGAATTCAAGGTAATGAAGGTTTAGGAAGGGATgttgaaatgcttttccaacactgATTCCTGATTATTTGCTGTGAATTTATTATGTTACAAGAACAGTGAGTTACTTGTTTTGGTGGAGATctatatctgattatatcttgATTTGGACAAAAAATACGATGATACTTTGTGCTAAAACACAAGTATGTCAATGAAGGCCAAAATAAACATTGATTTATTTAATTTTGGTTTAGAAGTCGTATATCCAATCTTATTGTATCCCGACCAGTTGCTTTCATGGATTGCAAATGAAGTTCTCTTTCTTGCCAGGATTCAGTTTTTACAACCTGTCCAT
This is a stretch of genomic DNA from Oncorhynchus nerka isolate Pitt River linkage group LG25, Oner_Uvic_2.0, whole genome shotgun sequence. It encodes these proteins:
- the pskh1 gene encoding serine/threonine-protein kinase H1 homolog translates to MGCRTSKVLPEPPGDVQLDLVKKVEPPKTDIYKHFIRDDGSGSKMGGEKTGSLSPQAQAAFPATRASPGTGQPEASDPRRNKVAKYRAKFDPRVTAKYDIKALIGRGSFSRVVRVEHKSTRQPYAIKMIETRYREGREVCESELCVLRRVRHTNIIQLMEVFETAERVYMVMELATGGELFDRIIARGSFTERDATRVLQMVLDGVKYLHTLGITHRDLKPENLLYYHPGADSKIMITDFGLASTRKKGDECLMKTTCGTPEYIAPEILVRKPYTNAVDMWALGVISYILLSGTMPFEDDNRMRLYRQILKGKYSFSGEPWPSVSNLAKDFIDRVLTVDPSERLTAGQALKHPWVVSMAASSSMKNLQRSISQNLLKRASSRCHSTKSAQSTRSSRSTKSNKARRAREKELRELNRRYQQQYNG